The genomic region aaggctctcaggaggggtgggcccgctgactcattgtgaacacctggtgcccagtcactttcggagctgacttgtcactctgttatacgccaaaaggaaaccacggggccccactttcttcttaacagctatatcctccaggtcatcatcataacacgtggacggctctcgttcactctcactatttcgcagggtataaagaacgagcgtCTTACCCTTGCGAAACAGCATGGgcaggccgtcggatcatctcttgagctgatcggcttttaatcctctgaaaaggctctcaggaggggtgggcccgctaactcattgtgaacacctagcgcccagtcactttcggagctgacttgtcactctgttatacgccaaaaggaaaccacagggccccactttcttcttaacagctatatcctctaggtcatcatcataacacgtggacggctctcgttcactctcgctatttcgcggggtataaagaacgagcgtCTTGCCCTTGCGAAACagcgcgggccgtcggatcatctcttgagctgatcggcttttaatcctctgaaaaggctctcaggaggggtgggcccgctgactcattgtcAACACCTGGCGCCCaatcactttcggagctgacttgtcactctgttatttgCCGAAAGAAAACCACGAGGCTCCAGTAAGTTATTAACAGCTATACCCGCcaagtcatctccacctgcgacctgactcacctttggggcccgccttttagccttttcatcctgacccgctgactgttgtgacttgtgccacgtgccaccattttactcgctgtcaacaaccagctggatcgtctatgtggcatgccatgtggttttcgcaacttcgctggctttaaactacgcgcaacttcgcctagcgaaataacgcgagccgtggatccatccgcgagatgcgcactagttactaggcccaacaactttagaagaaaaacatacaaggcataaatttttcaattaattaacataaccgcctaggcaaacaacaaggggggacacttcctacgaccccatgacccattacttaagtgaataaagtaacgaaagattagaaaccagagggtttaaaatgaacacaagaggatttaaaatcaaaaacccttaaacctttgaggtctagaacaaagctgaagcatttggaactacaccctattcaaaattcaacaaactGTAACCAATCATAGGAAAAGAAAAGCTTAATTTAAATCAGTGATAACACAAACAACGGTGTTCGATCGAACACTCCCTGTTTGATCGTACACCCTTAGCAAAAAAATTTACCCATGTACGTTTTTCTTTGGTGGGTGAaattgtaacccactattgtgggatcactcGCTTTCAATACTTGCATGAAGAATGAAAAATAACACTTTGTTTGAAAGAAGAAGTATTAGCTAGGTCCTTAAATGGATTTCCTTGTCCCCTATCAGTAGATTCAAAAAGTAGATAGCAAAGGTAAATCTCAAATGGACTCCTTAGTTAATGACTTAGGGTTGTTAGATGGTTATGTCAGTGATTCTATGACTCCTTGTCTCAAAAAAGTTAGATTTAGGGAGAAATATCCTCGGTTTGAGATTAAGCAAAGTTGTTTAGATCATTTTTTTAAACCACCTTGACTTAGGGTGGGCTATTTAGATTTTATAAGTCTTTCTCCTTTGTAGTCTTTTTGTGATTCCCCTTGTTATTTGTTGGTGTCTAGTTGTGCTTCAAACTTATTCCTACATTTTGTACAAAATTTGGAACCCTTCATAATCCTGCTTGtctcaaaaaaaaatattacatttaattttatttatttatcattatatttgtgatttgaacTTATATTAAGAAGACTTGCATTAGAACTTTCTATAAATAAGTAAATCTTCGAATATTTTTTTCTCATATCATTTTATTGGAAACATCAAAacctaataaataaaatttatatcagCTTTCTACAATACAGGTAGGATTTGCCTAACTATACGACCAACAATGAATGACAGCGAGTGAGGGATTTATCGTGTGGGACATCATTGAATATGAATTTCCATTTCCAGCAATAATTAACGCGGTGCCTTCTGTACCAGTTACCGAGTGAATGAAAGCAGGTGCGGGATTTAATCATTGTATATGAATATTCACCAACAATTAACGTAGTGCCTTCTGTATCAGTTACCGAGTGAGTGAAGACATATAGGGAATTTATGGTTTTGACCATCCCATAATATAAATACCCACCAATAATTTTCAAAGCCAAATCAAATAATAATATGATATGAATGCCTACCGACCAAAAATTTACAAAGCCGAGtcaaataattacatcatatgaaTGCCCACGAACCATTTACAAATCCGAATTCAATAGCATTTCAACAACCTTCCTAAATACGCAGAATATAAAAGCAACGAAGGATTACAAActtatcaattaaattaattagaaGTCAAAATGGCATCAGAGGAGGAAGGTGCAGTGAGTCCAATGGGAGAGGTTCTCAAAGATCCATCATTCTCTTTATTCGTGCTTTCCGTGATTGAGCTCGATGAACCAGTCGATGTCTCTGAGGCCAAGAAAGCCATTCACGAAATCCTGCTCTCCCAGAACTCAAAATTCTCTTCTACACTGGTATAGTTTCTCTTTATACTGTTAATACATAAAGTGCTTATGGTCACTGTTGTCTCAGAATGAATAACTAAGATTTTCAATGTATAATGGTTGCAGACTAGAGATGAGAAGGGAGTTCTCAAGTGGGAGAAGACGGAGGTTAATGTGGACGACCATGTATTTGTGCCTCACTTTCCTCCCCATCTCTCATTATATGACAAGCATGTAGAGGAATATATTTCAGACTTGCATTTAAGTAAGCTTGATCCCTCACGCCCACTTTGGGAGTTCCATTTCATCAATTACAAAACCACAAAGGGCGAAGCCATCGTGATTCTGAAGTTGGATCATATGTTAGGAGACGGTACTTCCATTGTCTCTTTAGCTCGGGCCTGTTCTACAACCCCTCATAATCATACCCCCATATCTTCCCCTTCCCAACACACACAACACCCACCAATAACTACTCGTAAATACTCACAGACTGAGACCACCACGTGGCCTGCCTTTGAATTCATAGCTAGGATATGGAATGGACTTTTGACTCTTGTGCTTATTGTGTGGTATACTTTACATGATCTGATTACCACTTTTCTAAGATCGAAGTGGATGGAGGATAGCAGGTTCCCTCTTCGAGGGCATCCTGGAGTGGAGCTGTTGCCCAAAGTTATGGCTTCTTGCACTTTTACGCTCCAAGACATTGGAGAAATAAAGAAACGCGTTGATGGGGTACTTGTTAATCATTCTTAAATAAATACTACTGTTActgttgctctttgttttctatatgttgttggataatgatgccaaACATGCAATTGAAGATGAGATAAAAGATTGCAAAGTGTGTAGTGAAAGTGTTTTtggaataaattttaaattttattttatttttttttaaatgtttatgatCATTGTCTTGATAAGCTTTTTGTAGAGTCTTTCATATGTTTTCAGTTATTTTTGTACTTCTAATTCTCAGAAATAGGTTCATATATAGAGGTATTCCAATGCGAAATAAAGGTTGAGCATTCTTTTTTTAACTTCTTTCTTAGCTATTTTAATTGTTGGCTGCAAGAGTGTTCCAACCAATGGACTCTTCATACTCTGTTTGTACAATCTTCCAAATAAATATTTCTGTACCAAAAAAGTCATCATCTTGATACACTTAGAATCATAACTAATCTTATTAAATTCCAGAATGCATAGGTAGTTAGACTTTGACATGATTATCTTCCTAAAATAACCTCTCTAATATCAAATGaagatttaaattccttaaccatCCAATGATTGAAAACATAATAATTGAACGAAAAGGAAAAAGATGAGGATTGGGATATTCCTACTGTCACTTCAGACCAAGTTGGAGAAAACAGCTAAGAGAGCGGGACCCTCTGCCTCCTTCCTCTACTGTTGCTTAGCAGCTTTATTTTATGTTGCTTTGTTCTATTCTAGTTTGTGCCCTATTTGGCTCTCTACATGTAATCTTGTATCTATCCATATTTTTTGTGattgtatattaattttttaattagtaGAATGTTGATGCATTTATTcatcaaaaatataaataatttaattatcaatttcctttctaaacaATCTGGatgataattaatttatttatatttttaatctaGATAATTTCAATTATTAATTGGTCAATTATCAACTGATTAAAAGTTAGAATCTTCATATTtagatatagatataaatatagATAGTACTATGTGAATTTGATGGTGATGTACTAATATTGTTTATAGACTCTGAATGACGTAATAATGGGCGTCGTACTCAACGGATTTCAACTCTACTGCAAGACGGTTCTTAGTGGTCTGATCTGATTAcatcacatttatttatttatttattttattttattttattttatttaggagAGTATCAATTGAATCAAAACCGTTGTTTCAACTTACGCAGATCTAAAACAAACAGAGAATTTGAGAGTTACAGCTGTAGTTTTACTGAACACAAGGTCCCGACATGGAAAAAAGGTTCCGCAAATAGTTTTTTCATGACTATCATAGCTTTAAGCTTTTCTTATTTTTCTCCAGTCAAATGAATTCTATTAGCAGAATGGTGGCAGTAGAAATAgtgtttaaatttattttaaatatgttgTCTTTATTTAAAAGAGAGTCCAACTTATTTATTAAAAGGTGAAATGGCACAGAGGGTAGGGGAGGTGGATAAACCAGGAGCTACAAAGGGAAACAAATTTGGAGTTTTATTCTTGCGAGTGCctatgaagaagttgaaaaacccttTGGAGTATGTCCGAAGAGCAAAGCACATGTTAGACAAGCAGAAAATGTCACTAGCAGCTTTTTTAATAGGCAAAATGTTGCCCTATATTACACGATTCAGAGGTGCACAGGTATTGTTTTTCTGTTTTCCACCTTAAAATTGTAGTTTGTAGtttgtttgaaaaaaataaaattaaaattattgttcatttttttatgTGTGTTTTCTACCATACAGACATCGGCTAAAGTTATGTACACTCCATTTGCCAACACTACCATTGCGGTGACAAATATGAGGGGCCCATCGGAACAGATGATCTTTGCAGGGTACAAAGTCAGAGGTGGATTCTTTACAGTCTCGGGTCTTCCAACAGTGAGTAGTTATTCACAGGTTAAAACGGTTTTTATTTAGTTATTATCAGAGGTGTTGTTCTTGATGCACACTTGTATTCCCTCTACAGAGTATTCTTGTGACGTGCTACAGTTATATGGGAAAGCTGAGGATGCAGGTGATTACAACAAAGGGTTATGTGGACGCGAACAAGCTCTCTATGTGCTTCCAAGAGGCATTCCTTGACATCAAAGATGCCTCTGAAAATGCATTGGATTCTTAGACTCTACATATCCCTCCTTATTGTTGATGTGAAGTTTCTCTTGCATGAGAAATTGAATTTTTATTTACATCTTGTATGTTTAAAATAATGTTTAATGTATTTTATTCAGAACTACTTTCTTGTAATATTTCAATTAGAGAATCTTTAATATTAATATGAGTGAGATTTATATTTATtaggtatttatttttaattttaattttttaaaaatttaaatatattagatAGTTGGTTCTATTTTAATTAGTGTTTATGGTTCATAGGTTATGAATATGGCTTGTATTTTTAAAAACATTATCTCTCAATCaagaatattatttttaattaattggtgatttttaattttgttaattattattttatacTTATTATATATGGGTAAAACCTTTAATCATGTCTCTAACTTATTAAGAAATCTGTAATGAAACTATTTATGCATCTctttagtttatttaaataatcttgtgttttgttgctttaGAAATACATAGTATTTTAGAGGAGTTGCAAAAAaactattgtagacacttaaaaatgtctcattgatcatgtactaattatttgtttaattgattaaataattatttaattaaactaattaatcttatttttctaatttgatatttcctcatcatcttactaattagttcatttccaattctatcatcatttaatcattttaaccattttttaatgttaattaaatatttattatttaattaattctaattaattccccaatttaaataatctttattatttaaataaattaattctcaatttctatctttaatcaattaatcattaaccctattctaaatattaattaaatatttattatttaattaattgtgattttaatcctttaattcaaataatctttattatttaattagttagctttgtcatcttcttaatttcctccaatcattctttttcttcttttctattagatttttctcaatcagttaactcaattaatctattcaatttatttagtttcacctctaaatcagcagttcaactagcAATCAGtgtgtgagctcacctgagttccacgtcttgatcaatttgttccacctttcaatcaatcctctccaataatctataaattgagcattcaatctccattttcaacaatcacgaactttgaatctttgtgtcatttgtaggttgccagcgcaatatctgagagtcatcataccacagagaaaagaagaacaatggaagctatatgcaatcatggaatagggagttttgattaatatattttatattcttattaattatttgcattatttcattgtctatttgttGAATTCTTTGAttggatagggattcgtgatttctctTTGCTTCTAATTGATACCTTTAAAGTTGAATTTTACATGCGACATTTTGGTTAAcccgacgtgaacaacaactaattaaccttctctattttctgttATTTTTGCATATCGtacaaattttttcttttttttgcaagttttgcaTGGATTTCAAGACAGATCTATTCGTCACACATTCGCGTTTACATCATTATGCAATCTCATAGATAGGACTACGCAATTGACCTTTCAGGGTCACGCAATCGACCTTTCAAGATCACGCATTCGCTTTGATATTATTACGCATTCGCTTGGAAAATAGTTGTCttgttatttttattcttatttcctTGTTGTTCTCTGATCTGTGTAATTCTACATGAAATTCAGTAAATCAAGAAatagattatttttattgcatgtttttataacagtttatggcatgtaaggtacaattcaggatttcaggtgctagaaggacaaaggaacaaagaaggcaGGCCAAAAGCTATCAAAGAATTCTCAAagtagaaaagaagatacaagattgggaagaccaaccagccATCGACAGATACAATAGATTAGTTCTCTCATATCAGGTGAAATGTGATTTGATTAACATtcaatggatgatgagagatctagctagggcctcacaatctgttttgcaggtttctgatcaaatttagattcaattttttttttttgttatctgCCTGTGTGTCACGCAATCGCCTTGTTATCATCACACAATCAACCTATTGTGATCACGCATTCGCTCTGACAGAATTACACAATCGGCCATATAGAATCACGCAATCGCTTAGGTATCATAACGTAATCAATTTTGTTAATTTTGAgatctttattttttattgatttgattttactactaatcatctATTTGCAGCCTGTGGCGAATTTACAAaaaggatcggattagtattagatcaattgcactcattctctcacacttcatcttttggtgcttaatgttggcatatgcacactccaatgagacattgtatgtgattgaaggttttgtcattgatggaaaccttacaatcctatgacatcggcaaggcattacaccagcaaggcattacatcgacatgatagttcactggcatcaatagatcacactctacactggcatggagaaaggaagcataccggcacagaggccgacaggatttttgttatattatattttgtttattattgtaaaaactttgtaagccgacttggcaagttgtaagatgactcttatatataagagagatcattgt from Cryptomeria japonica chromosome 3, Sugi_1.0, whole genome shotgun sequence harbors:
- the LOC131040354 gene encoding wax ester synthase/diacylglycerol acyltransferase 5, whose protein sequence is MASEEEGAVSPMGEVLKDPSFSLFVLSVIELDEPVDVSEAKKAIHEILLSQNSKFSSTLTRDEKGVLKWEKTEVNVDDHVFVPHFPPHLSLYDKHVEEYISDLHLSKLDPSRPLWEFHFINYKTTKGEAIVILKLDHMLGDGTSIVSLARACSTTPHNHTPISSPSQHTQHPPITTRKYSQTETTTWPAFEFIARIWNGLLTLVLIVWYTLHDLITTFLRSKWMEDSRFPLRGHPGVELLPKVMASCTFTLQDIGEIKKRVDGTLNDVIMGVVLNGFQLYCKTVLSDLKQTENLRVTAVVLLNTRSRHGKKRVGEVDKPGATKGNKFGVLFLRVPMKKLKNPLEYVRRAKHMLDKQKMSLAAFLIGKMLPYITRFRGAQTSAKVMYTPFANTTIAVTNMRGPSEQMIFAGYKVRGGFFTVSGLPTSILVTCYSYMGKLRMQVITTKGYVDANKLSMCFQEAFLDIKDASENALDS